From the Candidatus Cloacimonadaceae bacterium genome, the window GACAAAATCATAAAGAGGTTGAAAGATAGGCGGTCCCTGCCGGAACTGCACTCTGGCAGTGATTTTTCGATCAGCCCAACTGATCAGACCGCCAATTATCCCGGAAAAAAACAATCCCGGGAAGATTAGAAAATATACTATTTCGATACCCATAAGCTTATGTGCTCCACATCACTATATGTTAGTCATTTTTTTTCAGGTCTTCCCACACGAACTCTTTCACCAGTATTCTATCATTTAATCTATGTATGTGCTTTGCTTCGCTGGGTTCTTCCTCGGTGAATTCAACCGCTCCCTTGGGGGCTGTTTCCATACATTTTAGCGGTTGGGAATCCTCCCCAAAGTCGCATAAATCACATATTGATTTCAAATTGGTGATTATTCGGTTGGAAAGAGTCCCAAAAGGACAAGCTGCCACGCAAGACTGGCAACCGATGCAGAGATTTGTTGCTCGCTTGAGTATCTTCTCTTCGTCTTTCTCCAGAGCCTCCGCAGGACAGACATTGATGCAGGGTGCTTCTTCACAGCGCCGACAGGTCAATCTCAGCATTGCATCTTCAACGATATCTTTCATGCCGATATTATTAGGATGAAAGTCATAAGTACATTCACCGTAATTATACACACCATTTACTGCTGTTTCCCGAAACTTGGCTAAATCAATCAGAATCTTTTTACTCATAAGCTGCTCTTACATCCAGATATTAGGGGAGTTTTTTATTTGATCGTAAGTAAAAACAGGACCATCTTTACAGACGAAATAATGTCCCATAGCGCAATGACCACACTTACCAACACCACAGGACATATTCTTTTCCATTGAGAGATATATTTTATCTTCCGGGTAGCCCATCTCCAAGAGTTTCTTCGTAGCGAATTTCATCATGATCGGTGGCCCGCAAACTACCGTCACGGAATTCGCTACATCA encodes:
- a CDS encoding 4Fe-4S dicluster domain-containing protein, with the protein product MSKKILIDLAKFRETAVNGVYNYGECTYDFHPNNIGMKDIVEDAMLRLTCRRCEEAPCINVCPAEALEKDEEKILKRATNLCIGCQSCVAACPFGTLSNRIITNLKSICDLCDFGEDSQPLKCMETAPKGAVEFTEEEPSEAKHIHRLNDRILVKEFVWEDLKKND